The DNA sequence GCAGGTGTGCGGTGCCGTCGGACTGCCGCAGCGCGGCGAGGTACGCCGCGTACAGGTCGGGGTCGGTATCGGCGAGCTCGTCGATCATCTTTTTGCGGATGGCCGCGGTGGCAGCACCTTCGATGTCGGGGCGGCCGGCGTTGCCGAAAAACTCCTTGTCTTGGATCTTCACCCGCTCCCACGGCGGGTTGCCGACGACGCAGGAGAACCCGCCGGTCCATCCGGTGTCGGAACTATCGGCGGACCCGTCGTCGGGCACCGTGAAGATACCGGGGAACTCCAGGTGCCAGTGGAAGAATCGGTACTGCCGGGCCAGGCGAGTCACCTGGTTGATGATGGTGTCGGGCACCGATTCCGGCGTTTCGGATAGTGCCCGTACGGTGGCGTGGGTGATGCCCTGGCCAGAGCTGGCCGCCCCGGTCTTGGGTTGCACGAAAGCCGCGCACCACGCGTCGGCGACGAGTTTGGCGGCCACCAGGTCGGGGTCGGCTTCTAGACGACGCCAGGCGTCGGCCCGTGCTCGCAGGGCGGCCACCGAGGCGACGGTCCCGGTGTCGGCGTCGTGGGCGGCCATGGTGAATTGGCTAGTTTCGACGTTGAGGGTTTCAGGTCCGAAACTTAGCGTCAGCTGATCCTGGTCGGATTGGCGTTCGGATTTGTTGCGGGCCTTGAGCTTCTTGGTCCAGTCCTTGTCGTCATCGCCGATCGCAACGAATGCGGTATCGGGGATGTTGTGCCGTAACAGCTCCGGTGTCGTTCCGAGAAGCGCGTTGCCGACGCGGAAGTGGGCGTCGAGGAAAGGGAACGGGCGGTCGGCGTCGAAGGCCTCAAGCCACAGCGCCACCTTGGTGATCTCGATGGCCAGGTCGTTGAGGTCCACGCCGTAGACGCAGCGTTCGATGATGTCGGCGTTGGCCGCCCGCAGCGCGGCGGGGGTGGGTTCGGTGTCCCCGGTCCGCACCGTGGCCAGGGCGCTGGCGATCCGCCGGGCGGCGGCGACCACGAAATGCCCGCTGCCGCAGGCGGGGTCGACGACGGTGAGGTCCAGCAGCGCCTGTTCGGGGTTCGATTGCCGGACGGCTTCGTCGATCAACGGGTCCAACGCCTCGTCGAGAACCAGGGCGATCAGATCCGAGGGAGTGTAGTAGGAGCCGGACTTCTTGCGGTCGTTGCCGGTCGCGACGTCGAGGGTGAACGCCCGCTCGTCAGCGTGATAGCGCGGCGTGTAGGCCAGCAGGCCCTCGTACATGCCGCCGAGTTCCTCGCTGTCGAGGTTGCGGTAGTCCACCGGTCGGGGCAATCCGGTGACCGGGTCGTCGATCTGGGCCAGCGCCCGCACCGCGGCCAGTAGCGCCCGGTTGGGCAGCTTGGCGCCGTCGAGAATGCTCAGCGCGTCCCGCGTGTACAGGCTGGCGCCGAGACCGCTCAACCCGAGCGCGGGCAGCCCGTCGCCTGCGATCGCATCGGTGACGATCTGGTGGGCCTCCCACAGATCGGTGTGCCAGCCGCCGATCGGTTCGGCCGCCAACCGGCGCAACCGCGCGGTGGAGAAGTAGTCCGCATACAGCGTGCGGGCACTTTCGGGGACATCCGAGCGATGCAGCAGGTCTCGGTCCTCCACGACGAACAGCACGATCAGCCGGTAGGCGATGCGCAGCAGTGCGCGCTGCAAATCGCGGTCGGCGTCGCTGGCCGCGGCGAGCGTTTCCCGCAACGCGACGTTAGCCGGATGGGCGACGAACCCGGTGCCCAACTCCTGCAACGCGGCCGCGATACCGTGCTGCAGGTTCAGCAGGGCGCGGGCGCCGTCATCGATCGCGTTGGTGCGCCAGCGTTCCAGCCAGCAGTTGTCGAGTTTGGGTTCGGCCTGCTCGACCTCGATGTCGTAACTGTCGTCGGCATCTGCACTGTCGGCAGCCGCTTTGGCGGCCTTGTCGTCCAGGCGGGGTGCGAACCGGCTGGCGTGCACGGTCAGGAACAGGATGCGGAAGTCGGCGTAGAGCTGATCGGAGAAAATCGTGTCCAGGTCGAACTCGACGAACGACTGCCGGGTGAGGCTCGACGCGTCGCGCAGCAGCCGCAGCAGCTTGCCGTTGGACACGATCGCCCACAGCGCGTGGTCTTCCCGGTTGAGGTAGTCCTGCACCATGGCCTGCGGAGCCCGGGCGGTCACGCCGGCGGTCCTGGTGTCCAAGTCGATGCCGGCGCCGACGAGGTGCAGCGGCACCCAGGCAGACGGGTTCGCGGCGTCCGGCCAGGCGATGCGGTGGGAGATGGGGAAGTGCGGCGCCTCGGTTTCGCCGAGCCCAGGCGGCACAGCCAGCCCACCGCTGACGACATCGGGGCGGCCCCAACCCAGTTCGTAGAGCATCGGCAGTAGCCACTTGTCCCGGGTGAGCTTGGTGGCGGCATCACCATCGGGGAGCCGGTCCAGCCCGGCGCGCCAGGCGCGGTGCGCGGCCAGCATGGCCTCCCATGCCCGGGCGATCGCACCGTTGACCGCCATTCCCGGTGACAGCTGATAGGCCTCGGCGCTCTGGCCGGGCATCCGCAGCTCGTTGGCCCGCGGAATGGCCTCGGCAGGCAGCGCGGTGCCGACCGCGCGGACGGCCTTGAAGAGGTTCAGTGCGCTCATCGGGCACCTGCCTCGGGCAGGAACACGTAGATGCCGAGGACGTCGGCGGGCGGCAGGAACTTGACCGTGGGTGCGCGGCCGCCGGCTTTGGAGGCGCTGCGCACCGTCTGATGCTCGGACACCAATTCCTTCGCGGCATGTCGACCGGTCTCGGTGAGGTGCTGGGCGAGAGCGGGGAGGCGGCCCAGCGCGCGGCCGAGCTGCATGCGGGCTAGCGCATCGTCGACGTTGCCCGACGCCGTCAATGCCAGCAGCGCGTCCACCTCGGGCTGCGGCAACCAGGTCAGCTCATCCCCGGCTGCAGTGAAGGCCAGGAACTTCGCTTCTTCGGCGACCTGGGTGACGGTGGTGGCCGAGCCGGGGATGCTGATCTCCAGTCGGTGCCGCACCATCAGCAGCGTCGTCACCTTGCCGACGCTGGTGCGCATCACCCCGGCGCGGCGCGCGGGCCGGGCCGCTGGATCCAGTCGGGAATCGAGTGCGGCGTCGAGGACGTACCGCGACAGGGCGTCGACCGTGGCGTCGGTGCGGGTGAGCACGCAGTGCCCCGCCGGGACGGGCAGCGAGCGGTGGAAATGCAGCCGACCGCCCTTGGCCGGCGGGAGTTGGTCACGTACCGCGGCCGGCAGGGTGTCGATGATCGCAGTGAATCCGTCGCCGGTATCGGTGACCGGCGCTCCCATCAGCGATAGCGCGGTGCGGGTGAAGGTTTCGACATCAGCCGGACCGCCGAGCGCGCGGCGCACCTCGGTCAGGGCCTGTTCGACGGTGTCGGGTTTGAGTCCGGCCTGCCGGAACCGGGAGCGCGACGCCTTCTCCCGTTCGGCGGCGTTGGTCCACTCGACCTCGACCTGATCGGCCAGGGACTTCGAGGTGGCCTCGGCGAAGTCGAGGGCCAACTGTTCGGCTTCCTTGCCGCGCAACAGCAGCGACTCCCAGATGGCCTTCATCACGGTGGTGGAGTCGACCGGGATCGGCACGGATACCCCGATGCTACGTTTGATGTTCTCGTGGCGGCGGATGAGGACCTGCAGCACGATGCCGTCGATGCCGTTGTCCTCGCCGTAGTAGGTCACGGTGCGCACGGTGGGGGCTTGCTGGCCGAACCGGTCGACCCGGCCCTCGCGCTGTTCGTGCCGGGTGGGGTTCCACGCGAGGTCGTAGTGCACCACGGCGGTGAAGCCGTCCTGCAGGTTGATTCCCTCGGAAAGGCAGTCGGTCGCGATCAGTAGGCGGGGTCCGTCGTGGGCGCTGAGGGTGGCGACGCGGGCTTCGCGCTCCTCCGGCGGCAGCGTGCCGGTCACGGCGTCCATCCCGAGATCCTTGACCTTCGACAGGGCCGAACCTAGGTGCTCGGCGAGATAGTCGGCGGTGGGGATGTAGCGGCAGAACACGATCGGGTGATACCCCTGGTCGAGCAGTTCCTTCAGCAGCGGGACGAGGCGTTTCAGCTTCGCGTCCGAGCGCGGTCCCTTGAGTGCGGCGGCCTGGGCGGCCAACTCGCGCAGACGCTTCCGCGCTCTCGTGTCGGGTTCATCGGTGTCCCCGGTATCGGCGCCGACGGCAACGTCCTCGGCTTCCAGCGTGTCGTCCAGGTCGGTGTCCAGTACGCGCGGTTCGGCGTAGGTGTCCACCTCGGTCTCGTCGTCGGCCGCTGATACCGCCGACCGGTTGAGCAGGGTCTGCTCGGCGGCCGCGGGGCTGGAGGCCAGGCACCGCAGCAGCGCGATGGCTGACCACCACCGGACACGCTGCCGTACCGCGCTGAGCTTAGGGTCGGCGACCTGTTCGCGGACATAGTCCATCGCGTCGTCGAACAGCTGGCGGTATCCGGCGGTGAGCTTGTAGGCGGTCTCGGTGGTTTCGCGCTCCGGGAACGGGGTGTCCTCCCGGAACTCTCCGCGCAGGTACTCCCGGATGTCGGCGCGTTGGCGCTGGATCATGTACCGGGCGAGCAGCTTGCGGTCGTCCTCGCGGTCACGGCCGGACAAGTCGGCGGGCAGGTCGCCGAGGCGGTCATCGAGCAGGCCGACCAGCGACTGCCACGCGGTGTCGTCGCCGCTGTGCGGTGTCGCGGTCAGCAGCAGCAGGTGACGGGTGTGATCGTCGGCGAGTTTGCGCAGCAGCGCGTAGCGCAGGTGCGCCTGCGACGACCTGCCGACACCGGCGGGCGCCACGCAGGTGTGGGCTTCATCAACGATGACCAATTCCGGGCAGTGCAAAGCGAATTCGTCACGGCGGGTCTTCTGCTTGATGAAGTCGGTGGAGATCACCAGGTAGGGGTGGTGCTGATACACGTTGGAGCCGAACGGCACGCTGCGCATCAACCGGTTGACCGTCGACGGCAACAGTAGCTGCGCGTCGATGCCGAACTTGTGCCGGAGCTCGCTCTGCCATTGCGGGGCCAGCTGCGGCGAACACAGCACGGCCAGGCGTTGGGTTTCGCCGGTGGCCAGCAGTTCGGCGGCGATGAGGCCGGCCTCGACGGTCTTGCCGATGCCCACGCCGTCGGCGATCAGCAGCCGGGTGACGTCTTGGTGGGCCGCCATCATCAGTGGCACAAGTTGGTAGTTGCGCGGGGTCACGGCCAGTCGGGCGAAGGATCGGAACGGCCCGCCGCTGGCGCGAAATGACAACCGCAGCGCATCGCGCAGCAGTCGGGCGCGGCCTGCGTCGCCGCGGTCATCGACGGTGGGCGCTTCGAACGTGGCGGCGGCGAAGTCGTCGATGTCGGTCAGGAGCACGGTGGTCTCGTGTTCGTGCCCGCCGAGTGGTCGGACCAGCAGCGTGCCTTCCGGTGAGCCGGGCAGCACCAGCCAGTCCCGGCCGCGGGCATTCACCAGGCTGCCGGCTGGGTAGTCGAGGGTGGTCATGCGTTAGCCTTCGCGTCGCCGAAGATGCCGCCGTGGTTGGCGATGGTCTGCAGCCAACCGCCCTCGGCGTCCTTATAGTCGAAGCGCAGGACCAGCCAGCCGGCTTCGTCCTCCAGCTTCATCCGGGCCTGCTCGTCCTTTTCCTGCTGATGCGAAGTTTCGTGATGGGGGCCGTCGACGAAGATGGCGACGTCCATACCATCGGTGTGATAGGCGAAGTCGGGCCGGACGTAGAAGCCCGTGACGACCTGCTGCGCGTCATCGGGCAGCCGGTAGCCGTGTGTGTCGAGAAGCGTGAGCAGCTTCTTCTCCAGCTCGCTGTCGCAGGCTTTCGTCAGCCGTTCGAGGTGGGCAGCGCGGTCTTCGCCGCCGGCTCCTACTTGCACGTTCGACGCGGCAAGTCGCTTAAGCAGGTCGAGCACGCAGTGGCGGTCCAGGTGTTGGTGATCCCACTGGTTGCTGTAGGACAGCAGGCAGTCGTAGCAGGCCTGTGCGCACTCTTCGATCGCATGCGGGGCGCGGAGCAGATCCTCGCCGGTATCGGGGTTGAAGTGCAAGATCTCCAGCGCCTTGCGCGCCACCTGGTTGAGCTGGCCGTCTTCGGTCGCCAGCCGCCGCAACACCCCCGCGCCGCCCTCGGCCGCCTCGAAGAACAGCAACCGCGACCAGGCGTCGTCGCCGGTGTTGGAGGGCAGGGCCTCGACCGCCAGTTCCGAACTCTCCAACTGGTAGACGGCTTCGATTCCGCGCTTGAGGGCATACATCGCGGCCATCCGCTGGTCGGTGCCGATCGACGGGTCCAGATGCAGCAGCAGCGCGTTGCGATGGTCCTCGACGTACGGGATCACCCGCTGGTAGCGCGGTGCTTCACCGTGGACGTTCTTGGCCAGGTCGGCCTCCTTGGACCAGCGGCCCTCGACGGTGTCCAGCACGTAGCCCCGGACATCCTTGTCCTTGCGGCGACGCAGCCCGACATTCATCCGGCGGATCAACGCGGTGTCGCCGTAGGTCATGGTGCCCAGCTCGTGGCCGTCGTCGGTGATGGTGCTGGTGAGTTGTCCGGCCCGAACCCCATGCGGGACAAAACGGATCGAGGTGACGATCTCGTGGCCGGCACGCTGGCGTTCCTCTTCGTCGGCGCTGATCCGGTCGCGGCGGCGGGTCTTCACCGACAGCAGCCGCATCAAGTTGCCCATCGTCGCCTCGATGTCGAACGGCGCACCGCAGTGCTGGCAGAGGTCGGGGTCGGTGGATTCGTGCAGGTAGCCGCATGTGCCGCAGCGCTTGATCTCGGTGATGTGGACGCCGGTGCCGTCATCCCGGGCGGGCAGGCTGACCCGGTTGACCTCGTACCGGGCGCCCTCGTGATAGATGAAGGCACCCGGGCCGAACTCGCTGATCGCCATGAATCTGGGGCGCTGGATGAAATCACCCTCACCGCCGCTGCGGGTGCGGCGCGCGGCCGGAATGAACGCCGAGAGCGGAAGCCGCGGGAACGAATAACCGGGCAGGAAGCCTTCGGACGCGAAGTAGCGGTAGGTGTAGAAGTCGCCCTGTAGTACGTCGTCGACCTGACCCTTGAGCAGGTCGAGGGCGGCGCGGGCCTCGGAGATGCGGCCACGGGCTCGCTGTTTGGAGCTCTCGGAAGCGCCGATGGTCTTGAGGATCTGGTTGGCCTGATCGAGTTCGTTCTGCGCTTCGTTGTACAGGCTGCGCCAGCGGTCGGCGGCGCGGTTGAAGCGATCCGGTGCGTTGTCGACGGTGTCGGTGACCCAGGATTCGGTCCACCACGGGGCGTTGGTCACTTCGGCGGTCGGCTTCAGGACTGCGGTGATGGCGGTGATCGCCTCGGCGCGGCTAGATTTCGATTCGATGGTCGCGATCACCTCGGCCCGCAGCGGCTGGCCGGGCTGGTCGATCTCCAGGAGGTCGACCATGCTCGCCTTGAGGTCGAGCCCGCATTTCACCAGCCAGATGGAGTGGGCGTGGGCGCGCACCAGGTCCTGGTTTCCCAGCTCCAGCCGCGGTGGCGCGACGGCGCCCGCGACCATGTCCTTGCTGCGGCGGAAGTAATAGGCGTCGTGCGCGTTGCCGGTAGCGCAATAGGTCAGGGCGATAGCGGGTTGGCCCGAACGGCCCGCGCGTCCCGACCGCTGCGCATAGTTGGCTGGCGTAGGCGGAACATTGCGCATCCCAACCACATTCAGACTCTTGATGTCGACGCCGAGTTCCATCGTGGGCGAGCAGTACAACACCGGCAAACGCGCCTCGCTGAACACTTCCTCGCGTTTCTGGCGTTTCGACGGTTCGACCTGGGCCGTGTGTTCACGGGCCTCCAGCCCCACCAGCGACTTCGCGGTCTCGGCGTAGAGAGCTTTGAAGTACGGGTTGACCCGCCCCTCGGTCTGATTGCTGCGCAGTGGGTCCCGCGCTCGGTGCTCACCGCTACCGGGATGCCAGGCGATGAGGTCGGCACGTAGCTGGTACCCGGTGGCCCGCTTGTGGACCGGAACCCGGACCAGAATGCCTGCTTTGGCCATGACATCCATCAAATGTTCGATGAGGGCTTGGGCATCCGCAGGTTTCAGTGGGTGCTGAAATCCGGGGAAGCGATCGGCCCGGCGCAGCCAGCGTCCGTAGGCCCCCAACCCGGACACGTAGAGATCGGCCCCGATTCCGGCCACGGCCTTGGGCCGTCCGCTCGGGTAGGCAAGACCGCTATAGGTACCTGCGTCATCGGAGATGGCCCAGGGGTCCTTCAGCCATTCACGGCTCGCGCGGCGGACGGCGTCGAACTTCTCGTCGGTGAGGAACTCGGTGTCGATACAGAGATGTCGACGCATCTCATCGAGGAGAACATGCATGATTTCTCGGCGGGTTTCGGTGCTCGCACCCGCCAGGGGTTCCCCGCAGGGCGCCCATTTGTCGTCGTCGGCGGCGAGTTCGTTCACCCCGTCATAAGCCAGCTGCAGCTGTCCGGTCTGTTCCAGGTTGGGCATGGTGATGCGCCAGCCCCGCTTGAGGTCGGCCCACAGCCGGTAGGTGACGACGTCGCGCAGTGCACGGGTGATCTTCTTGCGGGGGATGGGCTCGTCGGCGGTGTCCTCGTCGCGGGCGAAGAGCGTCAACCCCTTCCCGCTCAACGCCTTGACGACCTCGGGGCCGAGGTTTTCGTCCGTGAGCGGTTCACCTTCGCGCTCCTGGTAGTCGGCCGCCGCCCGGTAGAGGGCGGAGCGGATCAGGCCGACCAGCACGAAGTCGTTGAAGTGGCCGGACTGCAGGCTCGCGTCCTGGCGGTTATCGCTGAACGCCAAGAACTTTCGGGCGTCGTCATCGAGGTCGGCCTCGCCTCTGAGGGTCCGCACCACCGACTGCGACAGCACCGTCACCGCACTGGCACGGCCCTCGGTGCCGAGACTGGCAACTCGGGAGAACTGCGACTGCTGACTGCTCTCATAGCTGGTCTTGCAGGACGGGCAGAAATCCAGGCGTTCGAAGAACGCCACCGGCATGCCGTCATCGGTGATGGTGCCGAACTCGTCGACCCGTAGCGATGCCGGCAACCTTGAATTCCGTGCCTTGTCGAGAACCTGCCCCGCGCCGCTGGACACCACCCAGTCTTCGGGGACGAGGTCGAGCAGGGCCGGGTCGCTGGGGTCCGGCCAAGGCTCCTTCGTCACGAACAGCAGTCCGTCGGCCTCCGGGTTCTCCACCAGGTCCGAGTTGGGGATACGCGGGCTGAAGTTCTCGCCGCCGCGTTCCAGGTTGACCACCAGGAACTCCTGACCGCATTCGCGGCAGAACGCCAGCGGGAACAGCGGCTGGCCCAGCGGGCGGTTGGGTGCGCTGCGCTGGTACTGAGTGGTGAGGAAGCGCTTCTCCGGTGGCTCCAGCGTGGTGTAGACGGTGTCGCCCTTGCCGATGAACTGGTGCAGCTTGAAGGCGAACAGGGCGCGGCCCTGCGGATCGCGGGCACGCGAGCCGGCCAGCAGAAGTTCCTGCAACTGCTTCCGGCACACTGCCTCGTCCATACCGGTTTCGTCGTGCAGCTTCTTGGCGGCATCGCTGAGCTTGGATGGTGAGCGGCGGGCCAGCTTGCCCTCATCGTCGGTGTGCAAGCCGAAGTGCTGCTCGGTCCAGACGGCCAGGGGGTCGGCCTTCAGCTGCTGCCATTCGGTTGGTGTCTGTTCGCTGAGCCGTGCGGTGAGCGCGGCCGCATCAGCGT is a window from the Mycolicibacterium poriferae genome containing:
- a CDS encoding Eco57I restriction-modification methylase domain-containing protein, whose protein sequence is MSALNLFKAVRAVGTALPAEAIPRANELRMPGQSAEAYQLSPGMAVNGAIARAWEAMLAAHRAWRAGLDRLPDGDAATKLTRDKWLLPMLYELGWGRPDVVSGGLAVPPGLGETEAPHFPISHRIAWPDAANPSAWVPLHLVGAGIDLDTRTAGVTARAPQAMVQDYLNREDHALWAIVSNGKLLRLLRDASSLTRQSFVEFDLDTIFSDQLYADFRILFLTVHASRFAPRLDDKAAKAAADSADADDSYDIEVEQAEPKLDNCWLERWRTNAIDDGARALLNLQHGIAAALQELGTGFVAHPANVALRETLAAASDADRDLQRALLRIAYRLIVLFVVEDRDLLHRSDVPESARTLYADYFSTARLRRLAAEPIGGWHTDLWEAHQIVTDAIAGDGLPALGLSGLGASLYTRDALSILDGAKLPNRALLAAVRALAQIDDPVTGLPRPVDYRNLDSEELGGMYEGLLAYTPRYHADERAFTLDVATGNDRKKSGSYYTPSDLIALVLDEALDPLIDEAVRQSNPEQALLDLTVVDPACGSGHFVVAAARRIASALATVRTGDTEPTPAALRAANADIIERCVYGVDLNDLAIEITKVALWLEAFDADRPFPFLDAHFRVGNALLGTTPELLRHNIPDTAFVAIGDDDKDWTKKLKARNKSERQSDQDQLTLSFGPETLNVETSQFTMAAHDADTGTVASVAALRARADAWRRLEADPDLVAAKLVADAWCAAFVQPKTGAASSGQGITHATVRALSETPESVPDTIINQVTRLARQYRFFHWHLEFPGIFTVPDDGSADSSDTGWTGGFSCVVGNPPWERVKIQDKEFFGNAGRPDIEGAATAAIRKKMIDELADTDPDLYAAYLAALRQSDGTAHLLLKSDRYPFTGQGDVNTYSVFAETMRTVTGPDGAAGIITPTGLATDKTTAPFFADTLSSHRLYAFYDFENEAKIFRDVTNRARFAVTVMAGYNRTIERTKFAFLNRHISDVPEKRFQLAAKEVLALNPNTGTLPMFRSRTDADITLGIYSRHPVLIRDDDSDGNPWGLSFATLFHMANDSGLFHTADDLADATFNGWSYTRGGIEYVPLYEARMLSYFDHRCTTYKDATQAQLNKGALPRINDYAHDEPTCEPLARYWVDRREVVEKLRGKSDRGWLLGWRDITHATNERTFVASVVPTSAVGHIFPLALPQPSTAAVNLHALWSSIAFDYIARQKISGIHMTYGVVKQIASIPPKGFDAEAPWLSKVSLTDWVRPHVVELSYTSNRLQPYAEDLGDNGPPFHWDPERRALLRADLDAGFLHVYGLIRDEAEHVLDSFFVIRKYEEKDFGEYRSKRLVLEAYDRMAEAIANGGKGWIPLADPPAGRGPRHSE
- a CDS encoding helicase-related protein, whose translation is MTTLDYPAGSLVNARGRDWLVLPGSPEGTLLVRPLGGHEHETTVLLTDIDDFAAATFEAPTVDDRGDAGRARLLRDALRLSFRASGGPFRSFARLAVTPRNYQLVPLMMAAHQDVTRLLIADGVGIGKTVEAGLIAAELLATGETQRLAVLCSPQLAPQWQSELRHKFGIDAQLLLPSTVNRLMRSVPFGSNVYQHHPYLVISTDFIKQKTRRDEFALHCPELVIVDEAHTCVAPAGVGRSSQAHLRYALLRKLADDHTRHLLLLTATPHSGDDTAWQSLVGLLDDRLGDLPADLSGRDREDDRKLLARYMIQRQRADIREYLRGEFREDTPFPERETTETAYKLTAGYRQLFDDAMDYVREQVADPKLSAVRQRVRWWSAIALLRCLASSPAAAEQTLLNRSAVSAADDETEVDTYAEPRVLDTDLDDTLEAEDVAVGADTGDTDEPDTRARKRLRELAAQAAALKGPRSDAKLKRLVPLLKELLDQGYHPIVFCRYIPTADYLAEHLGSALSKVKDLGMDAVTGTLPPEEREARVATLSAHDGPRLLIATDCLSEGINLQDGFTAVVHYDLAWNPTRHEQREGRVDRFGQQAPTVRTVTYYGEDNGIDGIVLQVLIRRHENIKRSIGVSVPIPVDSTTVMKAIWESLLLRGKEAEQLALDFAEATSKSLADQVEVEWTNAAEREKASRSRFRQAGLKPDTVEQALTEVRRALGGPADVETFTRTALSLMGAPVTDTGDGFTAIIDTLPAAVRDQLPPAKGGRLHFHRSLPVPAGHCVLTRTDATVDALSRYVLDAALDSRLDPAARPARRAGVMRTSVGKVTTLLMVRHRLEISIPGSATTVTQVAEEAKFLAFTAAGDELTWLPQPEVDALLALTASGNVDDALARMQLGRALGRLPALAQHLTETGRHAAKELVSEHQTVRSASKAGGRAPTVKFLPPADVLGIYVFLPEAGAR
- a CDS encoding DEAD/DEAH box helicase, coding for MDAFGVLGEVLGDYENFVKGFLEIKDDQIRSKVEQEIAAGLLWPEPWLALNPAFESGGTVGELVGNGVLDPEATNIFRDPAGKEIAFHRHQTDAFEIANRRESYVLTTGTGSGKSMSYIVPIVDRVLREGSGKGVRAIIVYPMNALANSQRNELEKFLGKTNPKVSFARYTGQENREEREKTLASPPDILLTNYVMLELMLTRPKERKNLISSAANLSFLVLDELHTYRGRQGADVAMLVRRLRGAVTSDDVQCIGTSATLAGPGTKAEQRQQVAALATRIFGIEIPATNIVGETLRRATTGDADAAALTARLSEQTPTEWQQLKADPLAVWTEQHFGLHTDDEGKLARRSPSKLSDAAKKLHDETGMDEAVCRKQLQELLLAGSRARDPQGRALFAFKLHQFIGKGDTVYTTLEPPEKRFLTTQYQRSAPNRPLGQPLFPLAFCRECGQEFLVVNLERGGENFSPRIPNSDLVENPEADGLLFVTKEPWPDPSDPALLDLVPEDWVVSSGAGQVLDKARNSRLPASLRVDEFGTITDDGMPVAFFERLDFCPSCKTSYESSQQSQFSRVASLGTEGRASAVTVLSQSVVRTLRGEADLDDDARKFLAFSDNRQDASLQSGHFNDFVLVGLIRSALYRAAADYQEREGEPLTDENLGPEVVKALSGKGLTLFARDEDTADEPIPRKKITRALRDVVTYRLWADLKRGWRITMPNLEQTGQLQLAYDGVNELAADDDKWAPCGEPLAGASTETRREIMHVLLDEMRRHLCIDTEFLTDEKFDAVRRASREWLKDPWAISDDAGTYSGLAYPSGRPKAVAGIGADLYVSGLGAYGRWLRRADRFPGFQHPLKPADAQALIEHLMDVMAKAGILVRVPVHKRATGYQLRADLIAWHPGSGEHRARDPLRSNQTEGRVNPYFKALYAETAKSLVGLEAREHTAQVEPSKRQKREEVFSEARLPVLYCSPTMELGVDIKSLNVVGMRNVPPTPANYAQRSGRAGRSGQPAIALTYCATGNAHDAYYFRRSKDMVAGAVAPPRLELGNQDLVRAHAHSIWLVKCGLDLKASMVDLLEIDQPGQPLRAEVIATIESKSSRAEAITAITAVLKPTAEVTNAPWWTESWVTDTVDNAPDRFNRAADRWRSLYNEAQNELDQANQILKTIGASESSKQRARGRISEARAALDLLKGQVDDVLQGDFYTYRYFASEGFLPGYSFPRLPLSAFIPAARRTRSGGEGDFIQRPRFMAISEFGPGAFIYHEGARYEVNRVSLPARDDGTGVHITEIKRCGTCGYLHESTDPDLCQHCGAPFDIEATMGNLMRLLSVKTRRRDRISADEEERQRAGHEIVTSIRFVPHGVRAGQLTSTITDDGHELGTMTYGDTALIRRMNVGLRRRKDKDVRGYVLDTVEGRWSKEADLAKNVHGEAPRYQRVIPYVEDHRNALLLHLDPSIGTDQRMAAMYALKRGIEAVYQLESSELAVEALPSNTGDDAWSRLLFFEAAEGGAGVLRRLATEDGQLNQVARKALEILHFNPDTGEDLLRAPHAIEECAQACYDCLLSYSNQWDHQHLDRHCVLDLLKRLAASNVQVGAGGEDRAAHLERLTKACDSELEKKLLTLLDTHGYRLPDDAQQVVTGFYVRPDFAYHTDGMDVAIFVDGPHHETSHQQEKDEQARMKLEDEAGWLVLRFDYKDAEGGWLQTIANHGGIFGDAKANA